The Megachile rotundata isolate GNS110a chromosome 8, iyMegRotu1, whole genome shotgun sequence genome has a segment encoding these proteins:
- the lt gene encoding vacuolar protein sorting-associated protein light isoform X5, with the protein MIHLLDHQGNNIESKSLQAHTVAVNQISIDYNGDFIASCSDDGKVFIYGLYSTENNHNINMGRLVKSVAIDPNYYKSGSGRRFITGDDKLALYEKTFLSRMKVTVLCEAEGGVRSVAWIGHFVAWASDTGVRVYDLNARCSLGLIKWSRSADALPEHYRCNLRWSDDRTLLIGWVDIVRICQIRKRSIQEMVNRDLPEYVVDPVSTFQVDFYISGIAPLENQLVLLGCLKELDENGKSQRPTLHVVEPKYQDFSVVCASSLTLRGYKEYSCNDYHLDCLKEENRFFIVSPKDIVVASLYDVDDRIEWLLSHGKFEQALEAVTINDGQDCKKYTLVNVGRVYLDHLLACGKYDEAGKLCLKILGKDKKLWEEEVYKFARVHQLRSISSYLPRGDVTLDPLIYEMVLYEYLKMDPDGFLQLVKEWPPKLYKVTAVVNGVLEHLLLHNQRQNVLLEALAILYIHDGKYDKALAMYLKLRHKDVFQLIQKYQLYNTVYDMIEGLMDLDAERAIQFFLEKDNVPSDIVVQKLQHNHRYLYLYLDALDKKNTKDSKGKYHGLLVRLYADYSRDKLLPLLRRSDNYPIQQALDICSQRQFYPEMVYLLGRIGNTSEALALMTRELNDIESAIAFCQEHDDEELWTDLINYSLDKPKAITFLLQKIGTYVDPRLMVQKINPTLEIPGLKKALVKMMCDYNLQVSVQEGCKKILSIDYFNLHERLVKCHTKGIFIDDDQMCGACHRKIIVREPRNLVVFYCKHSFHEDCLPNLEVVENCVICNSQKDISLSNK; encoded by the exons ATGATACACCTTTTAGACCATCAAGGAAATAATATTGAGTCTAAAAGTCTACAAGCACATACAGTTGCTGTCAATCAGATTTCTATAGATTATAATGGAGATTTCATTGCATCTTGCAGTGATGATGGAAAAGTTTTTATATATGGTCTTTATAGTACTGAAAACAACCATAATATAAATATGGGTAGATTAGTTAAAAGTGTAGCTATAGAtccaaattattataaaagtgGTAGTGGAAGAAGATTTATTACAG GAGACGATAAATTGGCTTTGTATGAAAAAACTTTTTTGTCCAGAATGAAAGTAACTGTATTATGTGAAGCAGAAGGTGGAGTACGATCAGTGGCATGGATTGGACATTTTGTAGCTTGGGCATCTGATACTGGTGTTAGGGTTTATGATTTAAATGCTAGATGTTCCCTAGGTCTCATTAAATGGTCTAGGTCTGCTGA TGCATTACCAGAACATTACCGGTGTAATCTTCGATGGTCAGATGATAGAACATTATTAATTGGTTGGGTTGATATAGTACGTATCTGTCAAATTAGAAAACGATCAATACAAGAGATGGTTAATAGAGATTTACCAGAATACGTAGTAGATCCAG tttcaaCGTTCCAAGtggatttttacatttctggTATTGCTCCTTTAGAAAATCAATTAGTATTATTAGGCTGTTTGAAGGAATTAGATGAAAATGGAAAGAGTCAACGACCAACGTTACACGTTGTTGAACCAAAATATCAGGATTTTTCTGTTGTTTGTGCAAGTTCTCTTACACTTCGTGGCTACAAGGAATATAGTTGTAATGATTATCATTTAGACTGTTTGAAAGAAGAAAACag GTTTTTTATTGTAAGTCCAAAGGATATTGTTGTAGCTAGTTTATATGACGTTGATGACAGAATTGAATGGCTCTTAAGTCATGGAAAATTTGAACAAGCATTAGAAGCAGTAACAATAAATGATGGACAAGATTGTAAAAAATACACTTTAGTTAACGTCGGCCGTGTATATTTAGATCATTTACTAGCTTGTGGAAAATATGATGAAGCAGGGAAattgtgtttgaaaattttaggaaagGATAAAAAATTGTGGGAAGAAGaa GTATATAAATTTGCAAGAGTTCATCAATTACGATCAATTTCATCTTATCTTCCAAGAGGTGATGTGACGTTGGATCCGTTAATTTACGAAATGGTTTTGtacgaatatttgaaaatggatCCTGACGGATTTCTTCAACTAGTCAAAGAATGGCCCCCCAAATTATATAAAGTTACAGCTGTTGTGAATGGAGTTCTAGAGCACCTTTTACTCCATAATCAACGGCAAAACGTGCTTTTAGAAGCTTTAGCCATTTTATATATTCACGATGGAAAATACGATAAAGCATTGGCTATGTATTTAAAGCTAAGACACAAAGATGTGTTTCAGcttattcaaaaatatcaatTGTACAATACTGTTTACGACATGATAGAAGGTTTAATGGACTTAGATGCAGAACGtgctatacaattttttttagagAAAGACAACGTGCCATCTGATATCGTTGTACAAAAGTTGCAGCATAATCATCGGTATTTATATTTG TATTTAGATGCATTGGATAAAAAGAATACGAAAGATTCAAAAGGCAAATATCATGGATTACTAGTCCGACTATATGCTGATTACTCTCGAGATAAATTATTACCACTTTTACGTCGTTCCGATAACTATCCAATTCAACAAGCGTTAGATATTTGCAGTCAGCGACAATTTTATCCGGAAATGGTATATTTGCTTGGTAGAATTGGAAATACTTCTGAAGCTTTAGCACTTATGACGAGAGAATTAAATGATATAGAAAGTGCGATCGCATTCTGTCAAGAACACGATGATGAAGAATTGTGGACCGATTTGATTAATTATTCTTTAGATAAGCCCA AGGCCATCACATTTCTTCTTCAAAAAATTGGTACATACGTCGATCCTAGACTTATGGTACAAAAGATAAACCCAACTTTAGAAATTCCTGGATTGAAGAAAGCTTTAGTTAAAATGATGTGTGATTATAATCTTCAAGTTTCAGTACAAGaaggttgcaaaaaaattttatctatcgattattttaatttacacgAAAGATTGGTTAAGTGCCATACAAAAGGAATATTTATAGATG ATGATCAAATGTGTGGAGCTTGCCATAGGAAAATAATTGTAAGAG AACCGAGGAATTTAGTCGTATTTTATTGTAAACATTCATTTCACGAAGATTGTTTACCCAACTTGGAAGTAGTG gaaaattgTGTTATATGTAACTCGCAAAAGGATATATCATTGAGTAACAAATGA